A genomic segment from Modestobacter roseus encodes:
- a CDS encoding ABC transporter permease — MSARVDAPAPRAGFAHAVGAEWVKFRSLRSTWATLAGLFAVALGVTALSMGSARELHAETLAGGDVWDPTNVSLTSYLVAQLVIGVLGILVVTSEYATGLIQTSLAATPARARLLGAKVVLAAAVSLVAGQALAFAAFSLGQLLLRAQDVPSASLGDPGVLAAVTGGGLYLAAIALLSVGLGALLRATAGALATLVGIVFLVPAMAGLLPSWLQGLVHYWPSTGAAAVMAVAPVPGEPDPWLNLGGLYLGVAAVLAAAVVVFRRRDV, encoded by the coding sequence CGCAGCCTGCGCTCCACCTGGGCCACCCTGGCCGGCCTCTTCGCCGTCGCCCTCGGCGTCACCGCGCTGTCGATGGGATCGGCCCGGGAGCTGCACGCCGAGACGCTCGCCGGCGGTGACGTGTGGGATCCGACGAACGTCAGCCTGACCTCCTACCTGGTGGCGCAGCTGGTCATCGGCGTGCTGGGCATCCTGGTCGTCACCTCGGAGTACGCCACCGGGCTGATCCAGACGTCGCTGGCCGCCACGCCCGCCCGCGCCCGGTTGCTCGGCGCCAAGGTCGTGCTGGCGGCCGCCGTGTCCCTCGTGGCCGGGCAGGCGCTCGCGTTCGCCGCCTTCTCCCTGGGCCAGCTGCTGCTGCGCGCGCAGGACGTGCCCAGCGCCTCCCTCGGTGACCCCGGCGTGCTCGCCGCGGTGACCGGTGGCGGCCTCTACCTCGCCGCGATCGCCCTGCTGTCGGTCGGTCTGGGCGCGCTCCTGCGGGCCACGGCCGGCGCGCTCGCCACCCTGGTCGGCATCGTGTTCCTCGTGCCCGCGATGGCCGGGCTCCTCCCCTCCTGGCTGCAGGGCCTGGTCCACTACTGGCCCAGCACGGGCGCGGCAGCGGTCATGGCCGTCGCCCCGGTGCCCGGCGAGCCCGACCCGTGGCTGAACCTGGGCGGGCTGTACCTCGGGGTCGCCGCGGTGCTGGCCGCCGCCGTCGTCGTCTTCCGACGGCGCGACGTGTGA
- a CDS encoding response regulator transcription factor encodes MTSRGGGERLLVVEDDATVRELLAAALRFAGFTVASAATGAEALAAGTTEPPDLVLLDVMLPDVDGFEVVRRLRELRVDGGHGPVPVLFLTARDGQTDKVTGLTLGADDYVTKPFDLEELVVRIRAVLRRTNGHRSDVLTVGTLALDTDGHQVTRAGRPVRLSPTEFRLLRHLMENAGRVVTKAQVLDRVWHYDFNGDASIVDTYISYLRRKVDTEEPRLIQTVHGVGYVLREPRR; translated from the coding sequence ATGACGTCCCGCGGCGGCGGGGAGCGGCTGCTCGTGGTGGAGGACGACGCCACCGTCCGGGAGCTGCTCGCCGCCGCCCTGCGCTTCGCCGGCTTCACCGTGGCCTCCGCCGCGACCGGGGCCGAGGCCTTGGCCGCGGGGACCACGGAGCCACCGGACCTGGTGCTGCTGGACGTGATGCTCCCCGACGTGGACGGCTTCGAGGTGGTGCGGCGGCTGCGGGAACTGCGCGTCGACGGCGGCCACGGGCCGGTGCCGGTCCTCTTCCTCACCGCCCGGGACGGGCAGACGGACAAGGTCACCGGCCTCACCCTCGGCGCCGACGACTACGTGACCAAGCCCTTCGACCTCGAGGAGCTCGTCGTCCGGATCCGCGCCGTCCTGCGCCGGACCAACGGGCACCGGAGCGACGTGCTCACCGTGGGCACGCTGGCGCTGGACACCGACGGGCACCAGGTGACCCGGGCCGGCCGGCCGGTGCGCCTGTCCCCGACGGAGTTCCGGCTGCTGCGCCACCTGATGGAGAACGCCGGCCGGGTGGTGACCAAGGCGCAGGTCCTCGACCGGGTCTGGCACTACGACTTCAACGGCGACGCCAGCATCGTCGACACCTACATCTCCTACCTGCGGCGCAAGGTGGACACCGAGGAGCCCCGGCTGATCCAGACCGTGCACGGGGTGGGCTACGTGCTGCGCGAGCCCCGGCGGTGA
- a CDS encoding HAMP domain-containing sensor histidine kinase, whose amino-acid sequence MRSPLRRLSLRARLLLVTAGLLLAGLALIGVVVSEQLQRHQLDRLDAQLGSLTALVARAAPTGPVPDGGAAPRAELLDPALELVGAPYVVYLDADGEVVDGLLSSGLTGSGLTGSALTGSALPAPARLREVPTDGSAVDLPAADGSGRWRAAARPTGDGRGVVVAAAPLAELDATVDRLRTASVVGGLVLLGLLSAVGWFALGRGLRPLRRIETTAAAIADGDLTRRVPALAPSSTEIGHLGGSLNTMFGQLERAFADRAAAEARMRTFVEDVSHELRTPLFGISGTTELYRMGALPERADVDRAMSRIAGEAARLTALTQDLLLLAQLDQTLEAQLDRAPMDLRTLATEARLELHALDPERSVRLTGPGGSGAPGPAPVTADEARLRQVVTNLVGNAAAHTPPGSPVRIGVGTVGGRAVLDVVDEGPGMTAEQAAQAFDRFYRADPSRSRAGGASAGLGLAIARSLARASGGDVELVTAPGAGARFRLTLPVPHQH is encoded by the coding sequence GTGAGGTCCCCGCTCCGCCGGCTGTCACTGCGCGCGCGGTTGCTGCTGGTCACCGCCGGGCTGCTGCTGGCCGGGCTCGCGCTGATCGGCGTCGTCGTCTCCGAGCAGCTGCAGCGGCACCAGCTCGACCGGCTCGACGCCCAGCTCGGGTCGCTGACCGCCCTGGTGGCCCGGGCCGCGCCCACCGGGCCGGTCCCGGACGGCGGCGCCGCACCCCGTGCCGAGCTGCTCGACCCGGCCCTCGAACTCGTCGGTGCGCCGTACGTCGTGTACCTGGACGCCGACGGCGAGGTGGTGGACGGGCTCCTCTCCTCGGGGTTGACCGGCTCGGGGTTGACCGGCTCCGCGTTGACCGGCTCCGCGCTGCCGGCGCCCGCGCGGCTGCGGGAGGTGCCCACCGACGGTTCGGCCGTCGACCTGCCGGCCGCGGACGGGTCGGGGCGCTGGCGGGCCGCCGCCCGGCCCACCGGCGACGGCCGCGGGGTGGTGGTCGCGGCGGCGCCGCTCGCCGAGCTGGACGCCACCGTCGACCGGCTGCGGACCGCCAGCGTCGTCGGCGGGCTGGTGCTGCTCGGGCTGCTGAGCGCGGTCGGCTGGTTCGCGCTCGGCCGGGGGCTGCGGCCGCTGCGGCGGATCGAGACCACGGCGGCGGCGATCGCCGACGGCGACCTCACCCGGCGGGTGCCCGCCCTGGCACCGTCGAGTACCGAGATCGGGCACCTCGGCGGGTCGCTGAACACCATGTTCGGCCAGCTGGAACGGGCCTTCGCCGACCGGGCGGCGGCCGAGGCGCGGATGCGGACCTTCGTCGAGGACGTCAGCCACGAGCTGCGCACCCCGCTGTTCGGCATCAGCGGCACAACGGAGCTGTACCGGATGGGTGCGCTGCCCGAGCGGGCCGACGTCGACCGGGCGATGTCCCGCATCGCCGGGGAGGCCGCCCGGCTCACCGCGCTGACCCAGGACCTGCTGCTCCTCGCCCAGCTCGACCAGACCCTGGAGGCCCAGCTGGACCGGGCACCGATGGACCTGCGCACCCTGGCCACCGAGGCGCGGCTGGAGCTGCACGCCCTCGACCCGGAGCGTTCGGTGCGGCTGACCGGGCCGGGCGGTTCCGGCGCGCCCGGCCCGGCACCGGTCACCGCCGACGAGGCGCGGCTGCGCCAGGTGGTGACCAACCTCGTCGGCAACGCCGCCGCGCACACACCCCCGGGCTCGCCGGTGCGCATCGGCGTGGGCACCGTGGGCGGCCGCGCCGTGCTCGACGTCGTCGACGAGGGCCCGGGGATGACCGCCGAGCAGGCGGCCCAGGCCTTCGACCGCTTCTACCGCGCCGACCCGTCGCGGAGCCGGGCCGGCGGCGCCAGCGCCGGGCTCGGGCTGGCGATCGCCCGGTCCCTGGCCCGGGCCTCCGGGGGCGACGTCGAGCTGGTCACCGCCCCGGGCGCAGGGGCGCGCTTCCGGCTCACCCTGCCGGTGCCGCACCAGCACTGA
- a CDS encoding Lrp/AsnC family transcriptional regulator: protein MTQPPPSRPPAPAAGLDDVDRRIVAALRADARLSVRALAEQVHASRAAVHARVQRLERDGVLTGWSARVDPARLGLTVTAFVNLRIAQHAWKDVRERIGAIPEVWHAALVSGDHDLVLLVRTSDAGALRDLVLNTLQAIPGVRGTETVLVLDELGDPLAGQPARPRA, encoded by the coding sequence GTGACCCAGCCGCCGCCGTCCCGCCCCCCGGCTCCGGCTGCCGGCCTCGACGACGTCGACCGGCGGATCGTGGCGGCCCTGCGGGCGGACGCCCGGCTGTCGGTCCGCGCGCTGGCCGAGCAGGTGCACGCCTCGCGCGCCGCGGTGCACGCCCGCGTCCAGCGGCTGGAGCGCGACGGCGTGCTGACCGGCTGGTCGGCCCGGGTCGACCCCGCGCGGCTCGGGCTGACGGTCACCGCGTTCGTCAACCTGCGCATCGCCCAGCACGCCTGGAAGGACGTCCGGGAGCGGATCGGCGCCATCCCCGAGGTCTGGCACGCCGCGCTGGTCTCCGGTGACCACGACCTGGTGCTGCTGGTGCGCACCTCCGACGCCGGGGCGCTGCGCGACCTGGTGCTGAACACCCTGCAGGCCATCCCCGGGGTGCGTGGCACCGAGACGGTGCTGGTGCTCGACGAACTGGGCGATCCGCTGGCCGGACAACCGGCGCGTCCCCGGGCCTGA